DNA sequence from the Vicia villosa cultivar HV-30 ecotype Madison, WI linkage group LG3, Vvil1.0, whole genome shotgun sequence genome:
ATCGACCTCTCCTCATTGTTAGAAATATCACTCCTTTATattaatgtattaggttagggttTTATACACCCAATGGGCCTATTGTCCAATTATTTAACAATTATCAATAATACTCCTAATTAATAATTCTGATAATAAtaccaaaattaataattaataattccctaattattttgataatagcCAATGAacctaataaattaataataaacatcACACCAATTAAATTGTTAGAAgaataaaacccataaaaatactcCAAGCAAATGATCCAAACCTGAGATAGATGGGTCAAATCTTTGGACCCAAGATACCTGTTAATTtcaccccatttatttctcaggatattttataagagggcgggtttgacaatagggatgtcaaaccccatggctcttaattttaaCCCTTGATGATTTAACAGACGCgaattgatcgggcaaattttggggtatgacacttcctTTGCCGTATTCCCGCCGTTGCGTTCTCATCTTCGTCTTCATGGAAGAAAGCTCAAACACAAGCATCCTCTCTAATGGAAGAACAAGACCCAAATGTGGACACGATCTCCCAATGAAAATGTTTATTTCCAAATCCAAAGCAAATCCAGGGAGAAAATACTGGAAGTGCAAGCACTGGGGGGTTAGATTCATTAGCTTTCCAATTTTCTATTTCTTCTACTTATACTGATTTCCAGCTATTTGGAACATAACTGTATTATCTGTTTGCAGAAAGAGGAGGATTGCGAGCTGTTTCTATGGGATGATGAGTATTTTGGAGTGGACGTTTCAAAGGAAGATCGTTTGGTCTGTACGTGCGAGACTGTCGCTCACCAGATTAAGATGCTCACGAAGGAGATGGAAGACTTGAAGATTACTATTGACAACACTAGAAAAGTAGTGAAATTTGTGATATCAATAGTTGCTTGTTACTGTGTGTTTTATGGTATAGGCTTAGGTAGAATGTAAGAATTTATGTTATAGGCTTAGGAAGAATGTAAGAAACATGATGTATGAATGTCGTGTAACTCAAATTTCTAATGTGAATCAATGTTGCTCAATTATATGTAACAGACCATATTCAATTGTTATTTCAGATTGTTATGAATCTAGGTTTATGTGCCAAATTTACATGCCAAGGTTTAATATGCCATAACAGAATGCTTAATAACAGATATCCAATATTGTGATACCATAACACCAGACTGCCATATAAAAATGCTCATTGAAAATGCCATAACAGAATCCTCATAACACCAGACTGCCATATCAAAATGCTCATTGAGAATGCTCATAACAAATATCCAATTTATATACCATAACCCAGATTGCCATAACAGAATGCTCATTTTAAATGCCATAATACAATTTCTTATTGCAGACAAAAACAAATAGAATATTGATAACAGAATGCTCATAACCCAGATTGCCATAACAGAATGCTCATACCACTATAATACTGATAACAGTTGCATTACAATGATCAATAACATGATCATTAcatgttcattacaaaaagagGCATAGAACCAACACATGATCATTAcatgttcattacaaaaagagGCTTAGAAACCACTTGTTCATTACAGCATCAGAAACAATTGAACCAcatgttcattacaaaaagagGCTTAGAAACCTTACAACATCTATTACATATTCATTGCAAACAGTCACCAAAAACAATGAATTCCCCTAATAACATGATCATTACAAAGTATCATTGGGACAGAAGTGAGTTGAATTAGAGGTCCTTAAAGTTACAAAATAGGAGACAAATAAACTACTGAGTCATTCTTCTTGCATTCTTCAAAATCTTAATCCTTTCACTAACCCTCTTCCTCTTAGGCTTGTCAACTggtccttttttcttttctttttttgcaaCAGATGCAGTAGACTTAGGTTGATCAGCTGCTATGGTTGTTGTTTCAGTTTGAACATGTGATGTAGGagcaagattgattgttgcagcTTGAACATCTGTAGAGGGTGTGGGATTgcagacttgtgatgattcttctTGTTGCAGCATAGCTTCAATTACAGCATCTATTTCAGGATCATCATAATTCTCAGTAGGTGCAGCTTCCTCATTTCCAATAGGTGCAGTTGCAGCTTCATCAGTTTCAGCAGGGAGATCTCTATTATTTCCAGCAGGTGCAGCTTTGGCTCTTGGTGCCTTTCTCTGAAAATCATGCAATTTATTATAAGCAACCAGCTATAAACAACAAGCTAATAAATTGAATAAATGTATTTAGTTGTTTACCTTTCTCTTTAGtgcattagggttttgttccttgCTTTTGCATTTCCTTGAGTTATGCCCAAACTGATCACACTTGGTGCATCTATATGAAATACCAGGCCTTCTCATTCTTGAACCAGACTCATCTTGTTCCCTATACCTTAACTTCTTTGGCCTACCAGGTCCTTTCTTAAACATAGGTGGCAGCATATCTTCCACATCTACTGATGGCCACATGTCCATCCCATTGATGGGGCTCACATTATGTTCATAACACTTTTGATATGCCTCTCTAGTATAGCACTCATCTACATATGAATCTGGATTCAAACTTTGATAACTCATGGCAGACACATCATGCATACATGGTATACCCACTAGTTCCCAAAAACAACATGAACATGTTTTTTTCCCAAGATCAATTATAAACTGTTGGCCATTGAATGGGTGATGCACCTGCCAGATGTCACCCATACTCCAAGTAGGGAGCCATTGACCACTCATTGAGACTTCCTTGTCTAGCCTCTTCCTAGGCATTGGCATAATATTGTGATTCCACTTGCTTAGCTTTTCTAAATTATTAACAATCCTATTCATCAAGTAGTTTCTAATCCACTCACACATTGTGAGGATAGGTTTGTCCCTAACTTGCAAGATTGTACTATTAAATGACTCACTTAAATTGCAAGATTATGCTATATATGGGCAACGGACACATATCTAATATATACTGTGATTTCTGAAGATAGAGCTTAAGTGAGAGGCGACTTAGTCCAACATTTTTGCCACATATTAGACAAAATTTTTCATGCAATTTTTGATCAAGTTCCTGTAAGATCTTCCCAtaatgaaaatatttgatttgaatcTAATTTATCGTGTGCCAATTACTTGATGATTTTGTGGGTGGGGACGAGGTCCAAACGCCATTTCGTTCAAACTGATTCAATTCTTTTTGCATTGCTAAAATTTAGTGCTCATCAAGTAAGACATCCTTAGATTTTTTAGGTTTCACTTGTGATATATACTCGTGGTGATAACAAAAATTACTTATTTGAGAGCGAGTTGATACCCCTTTTGTGATGTCACCTataatgttgtcaattggatgatccTTGGAGGTTCTCCAATCCAATGGAGGACCATCACTTGCTTGTTGACTCTCATCATCCTTATTTTCTTGGTTGTCATCTCTTTCCTTCTCAATTTCCACCGATTTAGGTTGATCAATCTCTTTTTCGATTTCTTTGAGTAtgtcttccgtagatgcacctacaccATGAAAAGAAATATCTTTACCTACACCATGAAAAGAAATATCTTTCCCAACACTATTTAGGCAAGATTTATCAAAGGTAACATGAATCGACTCTTCAATAATAAGAATCTTTTGTTATATactctatatgctttactagattgtGAGTATCCAAGAAAGACGCCTTTATTGACTTTCCCATCGAATTTTCCAAGattttcctttccattatttaAGAGAAAACATTTACATCCGAATACACGAAGGTGTGATAAGTATGGTTTTCTACCTCTTAGAAgctcatagggagttttgttaaCAATAGAGTGAATAAGTATCCGATTCAAAACATAACACGTCGTATTGATAGCATCGACCCAAAAGTATCTAGGTAGACCATAATCATTGAGCATTTTCTTGCCTACTCTTCTAAAACACGATTTTTATGCTTCAtaacaccattttgttgtggagttctaagagctgaaaagttatgctcaatacCAAACCCATTACAATATTCTTCAAATAGGTGATTTTCAAActcacctccatgatcacttctgatagGAACAATTTTAGAATTCAATTTATTTTGGAATAACTTAGCGAAACGTGTGAAAGCCGCGAATGTCTCATCTTTGCTACGTAAGAAAATAGTCCAACAAAATCTTGAGTAATCATCTACAATTACAAAACTATAAAaatttccacctatgcttttagtttGTGATGGTCCAAATAGATCCATGTGAAGGAGCTCAAGAGGTCTCGTTGTTGAAACCACATTTTTAGACTTAAATGAGACTCTTGTTAGTTCACTTTTTGACTTGCATTGCATATATGGtcttttgaaaactttatttttggtagaccgattactaaatctttcgCGGCTATTTTATTAAGTAGATCAAAGTTGACGTGTGTcgaacgtctatgccaaagccatgaatcTTCACACATGGTAGTAAAGCATTTGGCATTTGTCAAGGATATATCTCTTAAGTCTAGCATATAGATATTGTCTACCCTCACATCGTTAAACTTACATTCCTTCTTCTCATTATGTGCAATTATGCAACCATCTTTGGCAAAGGTTACCTTATACCCATTGTCACATAATTGACTAAAGCTAAGAAGGCTATGTCTAAGGCCTTCTACTAACATAACATTTGAGATAGTAAAGGTTGAGGGATTACCTATTCTACCTTTTCCAAGTATAGCATATTTGTTGTGATCACCATAGGACATAAATCCTTTCTTCTTTGCCACGAAGTAGGAGAATAAAAATATGTCTCTgatcatgtgtcttgaacatccactaTCGATAATCCATTTACCGGACATAAAGTCAAGACACTCAACCTTCAAGCAAATCAGACAAAGGTGGTAGGTTTCCAATTCTTAATGGGTCCTTGAGAGTGAGTGAGATAATCGTTGCCTTTGGAAAACCATTGGAAAGTAACTTTAGGAACTAAGAAGCACCTAAATTTACATTTCTCAGTTGTgtgtctgttagaacaagatttgttctgatcaatattcttagttttgatgataacaaggatatgaattttgtgtgagataatgtggtactctaatacattgcaatttccatttcaggaaatatataaagagtatgcacaaatcagcgctcagaagctttgtctcagaaggttcagcatgcaacatcagaacatggtctggcaagacatcagaagatggtcaaggcagaatcagaacatgggtctatggaagcatcagaagaacttgaggtcagaagcagaagcactgaagttctcatggtatcacgctcagaagcacttcaaggtcagaagacaagaagatgctatgcaccaagctgtttgactctgatgatattcaaatattttattcaaacatcagatcagaagaaagtacaggtggcaggctacgctgactgacaaaaggaacgttggaagctattaaaggcaacgtcagtagacacagcgtgaacaaggctcgaggtagttgacaaaagcgtgaaacattaaatgcaaagctgtacggaacacgcaaagcattaaatgcgctcaacggtcatcttctcaaacgcctataaatatgaagttctgatgagaagcaaggttgacgatttgctaacaattaaacttgctgaaacgctgctcaaatcaaaaagctcagaaacttcatcttcatcaaagctcactacattgctgttgtaatatattagtgagattaagcttaaacgttaagagaaatatcactgttgtgattatagctttttagaagcatttgtaatactcttagaattgattacattaatttgtaaggaactagagtgatcaagtgttgatcaggatactctaggaagtcttagc
Encoded proteins:
- the LOC131655416 gene encoding uncharacterized protein LOC131655416, with protein sequence MEESSNTSILSNGRTRPKCGHDLPMKMFISKSKANPGRKYWKCKHWGKEEDCELFLWDDEYFGVDVSKEDRLVCTCETVAHQIKMLTKEMEDLKITIDNTRKVVKFVISIVACYCVFYGIGLGRM